Proteins encoded in a region of the Betaproteobacteria bacterium genome:
- a CDS encoding thioredoxin domain-containing protein — protein sequence MKLLVVIIVIVAIAAGAGFSIWSQTAESPQPVAQQLPGPAKPATSPFAFVPGQSPSYGNMMARVVVHEWLDPECEGCRAMHPIFKKIVTDYSDQALFVVRYMPLHKNSLYAAAVLEEARELEKFNEALDILFEKQPEWGSHRDPRPQLIPTYLEHLGIPREKMERSYVVQKHGAKIKRDEDDAVRAGVTGTPSFFVNGRKVPARSEDALRRAIETALAHR from the coding sequence ATGAAGCTCCTCGTCGTAATCATCGTCATCGTCGCTATCGCAGCTGGTGCCGGCTTCAGCATCTGGTCTCAAACCGCCGAGAGTCCGCAGCCGGTGGCGCAGCAATTGCCGGGGCCGGCCAAGCCAGCCACAAGCCCCTTCGCCTTCGTTCCCGGCCAAAGCCCGTCGTACGGCAACATGATGGCGCGGGTCGTCGTTCACGAGTGGCTCGATCCGGAGTGCGAGGGCTGCCGCGCGATGCACCCGATTTTCAAGAAGATCGTGACCGACTATTCGGATCAGGCGCTCTTCGTCGTGCGCTACATGCCGCTGCACAAGAATTCGCTTTATGCAGCCGCGGTCCTCGAAGAAGCGCGGGAGCTGGAAAAATTCAACGAGGCGCTCGACATCCTGTTCGAAAAGCAGCCCGAATGGGGTAGCCATCGTGATCCGAGGCCGCAGCTCATTCCGACCTACCTGGAGCACCTCGGCATCCCGAGGGAGAAGATGGAGCGCTCGTACGTCGTTCAGAAACATGGCGCGAAGATCAAGCGCGACGAGGACGATGCCGTCCGGGCCGGAGTGACCGGGACGCCGAGCTTCTTCGTCAATGGTCGTAAAGTGCCAGCGCGTAGCGAAGACGCGCTGCGACGCGCCATCGAAACGGCCCTTGCACACCGATAG